In the Catenulispora sp. MAP5-51 genome, one interval contains:
- a CDS encoding FAD-binding oxidoreductase — protein sequence MTKIPPAVIADLRALLGERVLTETGALAAYGRDATPLFRHAPDVVVQPLTTEEVAGVMRIATRHRVPVTTRGAGTNLCAATVPLSGGIVLSTTRMTALTEVSRDEMLAVCQPGVTAGALNRAAAAVGLVYVPDPGSKEASTVGGNVATCAGGLRGLKYGVTRQYVLGLEAVLPDGEVIRTGGRLVKDVAGYDLTRLLVGSEGTLAVITEITMALVPNPAAARYGVAYFESMADASEAVRDIVASGPAPATLEFMDAVCIAAVEDFAHLGLRLDAGALLLFGDDGEPDAVDRSVARMAEVCGKRATHIELAESVAAAEDLLAARRCNLPALARSGSMTILEDVTVPRPKLAEMVAFVAATADKHGVRIGTFGHAGDGNLHPTAVVDGDDQAATEAAMAAFDEIFHHAVDLGGTITGEHGVGAAKLPYLEHRLGPEQMALLRRIKGAFDPLGLLNPGKLGS from the coding sequence ATGACCAAGATCCCTCCCGCGGTGATCGCCGATCTGCGGGCCCTGCTGGGTGAGCGCGTGCTCACCGAGACCGGCGCGCTCGCTGCTTATGGGCGCGACGCCACGCCGCTGTTCCGGCACGCGCCGGACGTGGTGGTGCAGCCGCTGACCACCGAGGAGGTCGCCGGGGTGATGCGGATCGCGACCCGGCACCGGGTCCCGGTCACCACCCGCGGCGCCGGGACCAACCTGTGCGCCGCCACCGTGCCGCTGTCCGGCGGGATCGTGCTGTCCACGACGCGGATGACCGCCCTGACGGAGGTCAGCCGCGACGAGATGCTGGCGGTGTGCCAGCCCGGCGTCACCGCGGGCGCCCTGAACCGCGCGGCGGCGGCCGTCGGGCTGGTCTACGTCCCCGACCCGGGCAGCAAGGAGGCCTCCACCGTCGGCGGGAACGTGGCCACCTGCGCCGGGGGACTGCGCGGCCTGAAGTACGGCGTCACCCGCCAGTACGTGCTCGGCCTGGAGGCGGTCCTGCCCGACGGCGAGGTCATCCGCACCGGCGGCCGGCTGGTCAAGGACGTCGCCGGCTACGACCTCACCCGCCTGCTGGTCGGCTCCGAGGGCACCCTGGCGGTGATCACCGAGATCACCATGGCGCTGGTCCCGAACCCCGCCGCCGCCCGCTACGGCGTGGCCTACTTCGAGTCCATGGCCGACGCCTCCGAGGCGGTCCGCGACATCGTCGCCTCCGGCCCCGCCCCGGCCACCCTGGAGTTCATGGACGCGGTCTGCATCGCGGCCGTCGAGGACTTCGCCCACCTGGGCCTGCGCCTTGACGCCGGAGCGCTGCTGCTGTTCGGCGACGACGGCGAGCCCGACGCGGTCGACCGCTCCGTGGCCCGCATGGCCGAGGTCTGCGGCAAGCGCGCGACCCACATCGAACTCGCCGAGTCCGTAGCCGCCGCCGAGGACCTCCTGGCGGCTCGCCGCTGCAACCTGCCGGCCCTGGCGCGCAGCGGCAGCATGACGATCCTGGAGGACGTCACGGTGCCCCGCCCGAAGCTGGCCGAGATGGTCGCCTTCGTCGCGGCCACCGCGGACAAGCACGGCGTCCGCATCGGCACCTTCGGCCACGCCGGCGACGGCAACCTGCACCCCACCGCGGTCGTCGACGGGGACGACCAGGCTGCCACCGAGGCGGCGATGGCCGCCTTCGACGAGATCTTCCACCACGCAGTGGATCTCGGCGGTACGATCACCGGCGAGCACGGCGTGGGCGCGGCGAAGCTGCCCTACCTGGA
- a CDS encoding alpha/beta fold hydrolase, whose protein sequence is MTFQAGKAVAADGTVIAYQSACADAGAGSGIPLVLLAGQSNTHRWWDSARADFETAGYHTITLDWRGTGASDKPDEPYSTRGFAADVVAVLDEAGIERAQVYGTSMGGRVAQWLAADHPERVGALVLGCTSPGGAHAIERDRPVRQALAQADRGAAERYLLELMYTPGWLAAHQGPYYVVGDPDMPVYAKGRHLTASGKHDAWDVLPSITAPTLVVHGTDDVFNPAANAPLIAERIPNARLALIEGARHAYFDEFREVAGPVVLEFLAEH, encoded by the coding sequence ATGACATTCCAGGCGGGCAAAGCGGTCGCGGCGGACGGGACCGTGATCGCCTACCAGAGCGCCTGCGCCGACGCCGGCGCCGGCAGCGGCATCCCGCTGGTCCTGCTGGCCGGGCAGTCCAACACCCACCGCTGGTGGGACTCGGCGCGCGCCGATTTCGAGACCGCCGGCTATCACACCATCACCCTGGACTGGCGTGGCACCGGAGCCAGTGACAAGCCCGACGAGCCTTACAGCACCAGGGGTTTCGCGGCGGACGTCGTGGCGGTCCTCGACGAGGCGGGGATCGAGCGGGCGCAGGTCTACGGCACCTCGATGGGCGGCCGGGTCGCGCAGTGGCTGGCCGCCGACCACCCGGAGCGCGTCGGCGCGCTGGTGCTGGGCTGCACGTCGCCGGGCGGGGCGCACGCGATCGAGCGGGACCGTCCGGTTCGGCAGGCGCTGGCGCAGGCCGATCGCGGTGCGGCTGAACGGTACCTGCTGGAGCTGATGTACACGCCGGGCTGGCTGGCGGCACATCAGGGGCCTTACTACGTGGTCGGCGATCCGGACATGCCCGTCTACGCCAAGGGCCGGCATCTGACGGCCAGCGGCAAGCACGACGCCTGGGACGTGCTGCCGTCGATCACCGCCCCGACGCTGGTGGTGCACGGCACCGACGACGTGTTCAACCCGGCGGCCAACGCCCCGCTGATCGCCGAGCGGATCCCGAACGCGCGGCTGGCGCTGATCGAGGGGGCGCGGCACGCCTACTTCGACGAGTTCCGCGAGGTCGCCGGGCCTGTGGTGCTGGAGTTCCTCGCCGAGCACTGA
- a CDS encoding DUF6304 family protein — translation MGPIRDDTGQRRSGLCAPAPWQSLRITLEWRMPVRVAFPNAGPAEMDLDARLALGDPLPRRGFRADVVLTLRLPTGDVENAKPHEGHEGHEDMEQALLDLQRQLPAGVRILACISCAFSDYHPAGWGFIGTMACFRGAKDAYRPVETKRALFQVWDQRSGFVQETFFCADYEPRRPGAGYRGWPSFP, via the coding sequence GTGGGGCCGATTCGAGACGACACTGGTCAACGACGGTCAGGACTTTGTGCTCCTGCTCCGTGGCAATCGCTTCGAATCACGCTCGAGTGGAGAATGCCGGTGCGTGTCGCGTTCCCGAATGCCGGACCGGCCGAGATGGATCTCGACGCGCGGTTGGCGCTGGGCGATCCGCTGCCGCGCCGCGGGTTCAGGGCGGACGTGGTGCTGACCCTGCGCCTGCCGACCGGCGACGTGGAAAACGCAAAGCCTCATGAAGGCCATGAAGGCCATGAAGACATGGAGCAGGCGCTGCTGGACCTCCAGCGCCAACTTCCCGCCGGCGTTCGCATCCTGGCGTGCATTTCCTGCGCATTCTCCGACTACCACCCCGCCGGCTGGGGCTTCATCGGCACGATGGCCTGTTTCCGCGGCGCGAAGGACGCATACCGTCCGGTGGAAACCAAGCGTGCCCTGTTCCAGGTGTGGGATCAGCGCAGCGGATTCGTGCAGGAGACGTTCTTCTGTGCCGACTACGAGCCCCGCCGACCAGGCGCCGGCTATCGCGGTTGGCCGTCGTTTCCCTGA
- a CDS encoding putative bifunctional diguanylate cyclase/phosphodiesterase codes for METGPAAATPDMAADDPDSHPDRPLIAGLVDVRFATTTDPAARETADLSSLAPPSPAAVPSAADSDIGPTETFARAWAVALSAAAATPLGFEHSLRVVTPLAEQVVAVPDDPELARKIGVQAAGALIDAHCFQGACVATSIEVIDRHLPPYLRPETRSALRAGLASAFAEGLRERTRAEQASIHEAVLTAYRAGEARFRTVFRNAALGIVITDKHGQVLEVNPALAEMLGVDAYAARGRTIRNLIDPTEPGEYWRGYNALLAGEQTEAEADTRIRRLDGGVVWTHVRTTAVRDDSGDVALVIALHEDVTERRRATDQLRHQATHDALTGLPNRVRLLDAVEELLCSAGPEDRLGLCFLDLDGFKGVNDTLGHQAGDELLTEIAHRLSAATDPRRHVVARMGGDEFVILFRRTQGPQSVFPVIENVLEAVRQPVLLDGHTVTVTASAGLVERPAAGAEATELLRAADITLYWAKSAGKADFALFDEDRNAREVHRYALAQALPAALESGEMFLDYQPIVALAGGRPPAVEALVRWRHPERGLLKPEEFIPVAEETGAIVELGRWVLDRAVHDAASWPDGPAVAVNVAVRQVHDYSLVHEVAAALEASGLPPRRLCLEITETALMDTEERDALDGLPGPGTLHTLADMGIGIAVDDFGTGYSNLARLRDLPATSLKIDASFVADLGSEAGGFAESVITSLVAMAHAAGMTVTAEGIETPDQARRLTALGVDYGQGFYYSRPVPAARIEAVLERLAAGAP; via the coding sequence GTGGAAACCGGCCCGGCCGCAGCAACTCCGGACATGGCCGCCGACGACCCCGACTCCCACCCGGACCGCCCCCTCATCGCCGGCCTGGTAGACGTCCGCTTCGCCACCACGACCGACCCGGCCGCGCGCGAGACCGCCGACTTGTCCAGCTTGGCGCCCCCGTCGCCGGCCGCCGTGCCCTCGGCCGCCGACTCCGACATCGGCCCCACCGAGACCTTCGCCCGCGCCTGGGCCGTGGCCCTGTCCGCCGCCGCGGCCACGCCTCTGGGCTTCGAGCACTCCCTGCGCGTGGTCACTCCGCTGGCCGAGCAGGTCGTCGCCGTGCCCGACGATCCCGAGCTGGCCCGCAAGATCGGCGTGCAGGCCGCCGGCGCCCTCATCGACGCGCACTGCTTCCAGGGCGCCTGCGTCGCCACCTCCATCGAGGTGATCGACCGCCACCTGCCGCCCTATCTGCGTCCGGAGACGCGTTCGGCGCTGCGGGCCGGCCTGGCCTCCGCCTTCGCCGAGGGCCTGCGCGAGCGTACCCGGGCCGAGCAGGCCTCCATCCACGAGGCGGTGCTCACCGCCTACCGGGCCGGCGAGGCGCGGTTCCGCACCGTGTTCCGCAACGCGGCGCTGGGCATCGTCATCACCGACAAGCACGGCCAGGTGCTGGAGGTGAACCCGGCGCTGGCCGAGATGCTCGGCGTCGACGCCTACGCCGCGCGCGGCCGCACCATCAGGAACCTGATCGACCCGACCGAGCCGGGGGAGTACTGGCGCGGCTACAACGCCCTGCTGGCCGGGGAGCAGACCGAGGCCGAGGCCGACACCCGCATCCGGCGGCTGGACGGGGGCGTGGTGTGGACCCACGTGCGCACCACCGCCGTGCGCGACGACAGCGGCGACGTGGCGCTGGTGATCGCGCTGCACGAGGACGTCACCGAGCGCCGGCGCGCCACCGACCAGCTCCGGCACCAGGCCACCCACGACGCCCTGACCGGTCTGCCGAACCGGGTCCGGCTGCTGGACGCGGTCGAGGAGCTGCTGTGCAGCGCCGGCCCCGAGGACCGCCTGGGCCTGTGCTTCCTGGACCTGGACGGCTTCAAGGGCGTCAACGACACCCTCGGCCACCAGGCGGGCGATGAGCTCCTGACCGAGATAGCGCACCGCCTGTCGGCCGCCACCGACCCCCGCCGCCACGTCGTGGCCCGCATGGGGGGCGACGAGTTCGTGATCCTCTTCCGGCGCACCCAGGGCCCGCAGTCGGTGTTCCCGGTCATCGAGAACGTCCTGGAAGCGGTCCGCCAGCCGGTCCTGCTCGACGGCCACACCGTCACCGTCACCGCCAGCGCCGGCCTGGTCGAGCGGCCCGCCGCCGGGGCCGAGGCCACCGAGCTGCTGCGCGCCGCCGACATCACGCTGTACTGGGCCAAGTCCGCCGGCAAAGCCGACTTCGCGCTGTTCGACGAGGACCGCAACGCCCGCGAGGTCCACCGCTACGCCCTGGCCCAGGCGCTGCCGGCGGCCCTGGAATCCGGCGAGATGTTCCTGGACTACCAGCCGATCGTGGCCCTGGCCGGCGGCCGCCCGCCGGCCGTCGAGGCCCTGGTCCGCTGGCGCCACCCGGAACGCGGCCTGCTCAAGCCGGAGGAGTTCATCCCGGTCGCCGAGGAGACGGGCGCCATCGTCGAGCTCGGCCGCTGGGTCCTGGACCGCGCGGTCCACGACGCCGCGTCCTGGCCGGACGGCCCGGCCGTCGCGGTGAACGTCGCGGTCCGCCAGGTGCACGACTACAGCCTGGTCCACGAGGTCGCCGCCGCCCTGGAAGCCTCCGGCCTCCCGCCGCGGCGCCTGTGCCTGGAGATCACCGAGACCGCGCTGATGGACACCGAGGAGCGCGACGCCCTCGACGGCCTGCCCGGCCCCGGCACCCTGCACACCCTGGCCGACATGGGCATCGGCATAGCGGTCGACGACTTCGGCACCGGCTACTCCAACCTGGCCCGCCTGCGCGACCTGCCCGCCACCTCGCTGAAGATCGACGCATCCTTCGTCGCCGACCTCGGCAGCGAGGCCGGCGGCTTCGCCGAGTCCGTGATCACCAGCCTGGTGGCCATGGCCCACGCCGCCGGCATGACCGTCACCGCCGAGGGCATCGAGACCCCGGACCAGGCCCGCCGGCTGACCGCCCTCGGCGTCGACTACGGCCAGGGCTTCTACTACTCCAGACCGGTGCCGGCCGCGCGGATCGAGGCGGTGCTGGAGCGGTTGGCCGCCGGGGCGCCGTAG
- a CDS encoding SAM-dependent methyltransferase, which produces MSDSRPEWAPASINLDQPSSARVWDYFLGGSHNFEVDRRVAEQAISFKPDMPDLARQVRMFLQGAVRTAAAAGIDQYLDIGAGVPTMGPVHETARETVPGARVVYVDHDPVAVAHGRALLAADPDAAFIQADARSPRAILDHPEVRALIDFDRPVAVLLCSLLHFVSDADDPAALVATLRDAVAPGSFLVIQHASHDGQAGEIIEMLQMWNTKSPEPMYWRTREEIENLFAGFTILEPGVVQVQQWRPDPEESRRTDLDHVRYASYAAVGTKPAAG; this is translated from the coding sequence ATGAGCGACAGCAGACCGGAATGGGCGCCGGCCTCCATCAACCTGGACCAGCCCAGCTCGGCCCGGGTCTGGGACTACTTCCTGGGCGGATCGCACAACTTCGAGGTGGACCGCCGGGTGGCCGAGCAGGCCATCTCCTTCAAGCCGGACATGCCCGACCTGGCCCGCCAGGTGCGCATGTTCCTGCAGGGCGCCGTCCGCACCGCCGCGGCGGCCGGCATCGACCAGTACCTGGACATCGGCGCCGGCGTGCCCACGATGGGCCCGGTCCACGAGACCGCCCGCGAGACGGTCCCCGGCGCGCGCGTGGTCTACGTCGACCACGACCCGGTCGCCGTCGCCCACGGCCGGGCCCTGCTGGCCGCCGACCCGGACGCGGCCTTCATCCAGGCCGACGCCCGCTCCCCGCGCGCCATCCTGGACCACCCCGAGGTCCGCGCCCTGATCGACTTCGACCGCCCGGTCGCGGTCCTGCTGTGCTCCCTGCTGCACTTCGTCTCCGACGCCGACGACCCCGCCGCCCTGGTCGCGACCCTGCGCGACGCCGTCGCCCCGGGCAGCTTCCTGGTCATCCAGCACGCCTCCCACGACGGCCAGGCCGGCGAGATCATCGAGATGCTCCAGATGTGGAACACCAAGTCCCCCGAGCCCATGTACTGGCGCACCCGCGAGGAGATCGAGAACCTCTTCGCCGGCTTCACGATCCTGGAGCCGGGTGTCGTGCAGGTGCAGCAGTGGCGCCCGGACCCCGAGGAGAGCCGCCGCACCGACCTGGACCACGTCCGCTACGCCTCCTACGCCGCCGTGGGCACCAAGCCCGCGGCCGGCTGA
- the lpdA gene encoding dihydrolipoyl dehydrogenase translates to MSTHFDVVVLGAGPGGYTAAVRATQLGKKVAVVEERYWGGVCLNVGCIPSKALLRNAELAHIVQHEAKTFGISSNGPITFDYGAAFERSRQVADGRVKGVHYLMRKNKIEEYDGRGTFLDQHTLSVAKSDGTTETLTFDHCIIATGARTRLLPGTQLSERVVTYEEQILSATLPESIVIAGAGAIGVEFGYVLNSYGVKVTIVEFLERMVPLEDIEVSKELARQYRKLGIDVLTGTRVDAIDDSGPKVRVTVTGKDGAQQVLEADKVLQAIGFAPNVDGYGLDKTGVAVTERGAIGVDGRGRTNVPHIFAIGDVTAKVMLAHVAETQAMVAAETIAGAETMEIDFVMVPRATYCQPQIASFGWTEEQARLEGFEVKVAKFPFSANGKAAGLGDAVGFVKVISDAKYGELLGAHLIGPEVTELLPELTLAQQWDLTVHEVGRNIHAHPTLGEAVKEAVHGLAGHMINM, encoded by the coding sequence ATGAGCACGCATTTCGATGTCGTCGTCCTGGGCGCGGGGCCCGGCGGGTACACAGCGGCGGTCCGAGCGACCCAGCTGGGCAAGAAAGTCGCCGTTGTGGAGGAGCGCTACTGGGGCGGGGTGTGCCTCAACGTCGGGTGCATCCCCTCCAAGGCGCTGTTGCGCAACGCTGAGCTGGCGCACATCGTCCAGCACGAGGCGAAGACCTTCGGGATCTCCTCGAACGGCCCGATCACCTTCGACTACGGCGCCGCCTTCGAGCGCAGCCGGCAGGTCGCCGACGGCCGGGTCAAGGGCGTCCACTACCTGATGCGCAAGAACAAGATCGAGGAGTACGACGGCCGCGGCACGTTCCTGGACCAGCACACGCTCAGCGTCGCCAAGTCCGACGGGACCACCGAGACCCTCACCTTCGACCACTGCATCATCGCCACCGGCGCGCGCACCCGGCTGCTGCCGGGGACGCAGCTCTCCGAGCGCGTGGTGACCTACGAAGAGCAGATCCTGTCCGCCACGCTGCCGGAGAGCATCGTGATCGCCGGCGCCGGGGCGATCGGCGTGGAGTTCGGCTACGTGCTGAACAGCTACGGCGTGAAGGTCACGATCGTGGAGTTCCTGGAGCGGATGGTCCCGCTGGAGGACATCGAGGTCTCCAAGGAGCTCGCCCGGCAGTACCGCAAGCTGGGCATCGACGTCCTCACCGGCACCCGGGTCGACGCCATCGACGACTCCGGCCCGAAGGTGCGCGTCACCGTCACCGGCAAGGACGGCGCCCAGCAGGTGCTGGAGGCCGACAAGGTGTTGCAGGCGATCGGCTTCGCGCCGAACGTCGACGGCTACGGCCTGGACAAGACCGGTGTGGCGGTCACCGAGCGCGGCGCGATCGGGGTGGACGGCCGCGGCCGCACCAACGTCCCGCACATCTTCGCCATCGGCGACGTCACGGCCAAGGTGATGCTCGCGCACGTGGCCGAGACGCAGGCCATGGTGGCCGCCGAGACCATCGCCGGGGCCGAGACGATGGAGATCGACTTCGTCATGGTGCCGCGCGCCACCTACTGCCAGCCGCAGATCGCCAGCTTCGGCTGGACCGAGGAGCAGGCGCGGCTGGAGGGTTTCGAGGTCAAGGTCGCCAAGTTCCCGTTCAGCGCCAACGGCAAGGCCGCGGGCCTGGGCGACGCGGTCGGCTTCGTCAAGGTGATCAGCGACGCCAAGTACGGCGAGCTGCTCGGCGCGCACCTCATCGGCCCTGAGGTGACCGAGCTCCTGCCCGAGCTCACGCTGGCCCAGCAGTGGGACCTGACGGTCCACGAAGTGGGCCGCAACATCCACGCCCACCCGACGCTCGGCGAGGCGGTGAAGGAAGCTGTTCACGGGCTTGCCGGACATATGATTAACATGTAG
- the wrbA gene encoding NAD(P)H:quinone oxidoreductase, translated as MEPINVAIVYYSATGTIRTLAEAAAEGAEKAGATVRLAKVAETAPRAAIDARPDWAGHLAATASTPHVTHEDLTWADVLLFGAPTRFGNPASQLRAFLETTGPLWFQGLLADKVYSAFTASNTAHGGQESTLLALANTFYHWGGILVPPGYTDPIQFKSGNPYGTSHVAGEGAPGEVALEAARYQARRCVTVAAALKAGRASVSPAA; from the coding sequence ATGGAACCCATCAACGTCGCGATCGTCTACTACAGCGCCACCGGCACCATCCGCACCCTGGCCGAGGCCGCCGCCGAGGGGGCCGAGAAGGCCGGTGCCACGGTCCGGCTGGCCAAGGTCGCCGAGACCGCGCCGCGGGCCGCGATCGACGCCAGACCGGACTGGGCCGGGCACCTGGCGGCCACCGCGTCCACCCCGCACGTCACCCACGAGGACCTGACCTGGGCCGACGTCCTCCTGTTCGGCGCCCCGACGCGCTTCGGCAACCCCGCCAGCCAGCTGCGGGCCTTCCTGGAGACCACCGGGCCGCTGTGGTTCCAGGGCCTGCTCGCGGACAAGGTCTACTCGGCCTTCACGGCCTCCAACACCGCCCACGGCGGCCAGGAATCGACCCTGCTGGCCCTGGCGAACACCTTCTACCACTGGGGCGGCATCCTGGTGCCGCCCGGCTACACCGACCCGATCCAGTTCAAGTCCGGCAACCCCTACGGCACCTCCCACGTCGCCGGCGAAGGCGCACCCGGCGAGGTGGCGCTGGAGGCCGCGCGGTACCAGGCCCGGCGGTGCGTCACGGTCGCGGCCGCGTTGAAGGCCGGACGGGCGTCGGTCAGCCCAGCCGCCTGA
- the sigJ gene encoding RNA polymerase sigma factor SigJ, protein MSSQAPLGAVVSERRHLLNLAYRLLGSLADAEDVVQETYVRWYALSRAQQEEIAAPGAWLTTVAGRICLDQLGSARARRERYVGQWLPEPLPGRSEWVSVGAAAVDPADRITLDESVTMAFLVVLEAMTPAERVAFVLHDVFRYPFAEVAEIVGRSAAACRQLATSARRRVEAASAPSAASTASRALTTASDANVVRAFKRAWSAGDIEALLAVLAPDAVATGDGVGVVHAAPEPVVGCEAVARFFAERSGTPGLALTEVAVNGQPGLAAQVDGVTVSVLAFAVDDGRISQVWAVLNPEKLRPWADQ, encoded by the coding sequence ATGTCATCGCAAGCCCCGCTGGGCGCGGTCGTCAGCGAACGGCGGCACCTGCTCAACCTCGCCTACCGGCTGCTCGGTTCGCTGGCCGACGCCGAGGACGTGGTGCAGGAGACGTACGTCCGCTGGTACGCGCTCTCGCGTGCGCAGCAGGAGGAGATCGCCGCGCCCGGTGCCTGGCTGACCACGGTCGCCGGCCGGATCTGTCTGGACCAGCTCGGCTCGGCGCGCGCCCGGCGCGAGCGGTACGTCGGGCAGTGGCTCCCGGAGCCGCTGCCGGGCCGGTCGGAGTGGGTGAGCGTGGGCGCGGCCGCCGTCGACCCGGCGGACCGGATCACCCTGGACGAGTCGGTGACGATGGCGTTCCTGGTGGTGCTGGAGGCCATGACGCCGGCCGAGCGGGTGGCCTTCGTGCTGCACGACGTGTTCCGCTACCCGTTCGCCGAGGTCGCGGAGATCGTCGGGCGGTCGGCGGCGGCCTGCCGACAGCTGGCGACGTCGGCGCGGCGGCGGGTGGAGGCGGCGAGCGCGCCAAGCGCGGCAAGCACGGCAAGCAGGGCATTGACGACGGCATCGGATGCGAACGTGGTGCGAGCGTTCAAGCGCGCCTGGTCCGCCGGGGACATCGAAGCGCTCCTGGCCGTGCTGGCCCCCGACGCGGTCGCGACCGGCGACGGCGTCGGTGTCGTGCACGCTGCGCCGGAGCCGGTGGTCGGCTGCGAGGCGGTGGCGCGGTTCTTCGCCGAACGCTCCGGGACTCCGGGCCTGGCGCTGACCGAGGTCGCGGTCAACGGACAGCCCGGCCTGGCGGCGCAGGTCGACGGAGTGACGGTGTCAGTGCTGGCATTCGCGGTCGACGACGGCCGGATCTCGCAGGTGTGGGCAGTGCTGAACCCGGAGAAGCTGCGGCCTTGGGCCGACCAGTGA
- a CDS encoding alpha/beta family hydrolase has translation MSELITTPAGDARLTRFPTPARTKRRAVLALGHGAGGGVEAADLQALAAALPASGIEVVLVEQPWRVAGKKIAAAPKTLDLGWVPVAETLRKRARTTPFLVGGRSAGARVACRTGLETGAAGVVALSFPLHPPGKPEKSRAEELLGSGLPTLIVQAGADTFGTPAEFPELPPTHRLVGLPAGDHAFKVKKTDPPVLDAVVAAVTEWIETLLR, from the coding sequence GTGTCAGAACTGATCACCACCCCGGCCGGCGACGCCCGGCTCACCCGCTTCCCGACACCGGCGCGCACCAAGCGCCGCGCGGTCCTGGCGCTCGGGCACGGCGCGGGCGGCGGGGTCGAGGCCGCCGACCTGCAGGCGCTGGCGGCGGCGCTCCCGGCGTCCGGCATCGAGGTGGTGCTCGTCGAGCAGCCCTGGCGGGTCGCGGGCAAGAAGATCGCGGCGGCGCCGAAGACGCTCGACCTGGGGTGGGTGCCGGTGGCCGAGACCCTGCGCAAGCGCGCTCGCACGACGCCGTTCCTGGTCGGCGGGCGCAGTGCCGGGGCGCGGGTGGCGTGCCGGACCGGGCTCGAGACCGGCGCCGCCGGTGTGGTCGCCCTCTCCTTTCCGCTGCACCCGCCGGGCAAGCCGGAGAAGTCGCGCGCCGAGGAACTGCTCGGCTCCGGGCTGCCGACGCTGATCGTCCAGGCCGGCGCCGACACCTTCGGGACCCCGGCGGAGTTCCCCGAGCTCCCGCCGACGCACCGGCTCGTCGGGCTGCCGGCCGGCGACCACGCGTTCAAGGTGAAGAAGACCGACCCGCCGGTGCTGGACGCGGTGGTGGCCGCGGTCACGGAGTGGATCGAAACGCTGCTGCGGTAA
- a CDS encoding HAD family hydrolase encodes MDQPRAMLFDFSGTLMHFESAENWVRAVTDQAGLALDEGEVEHWATRLKESGAWYGAYPTYVPDHLAALYETRDLDAPHHRACYIGLIRESGWPWEELVEALYERSNSPEAWVPYPDALEAVSEAKDRGLATALISNISFDIRPHLKHAGLLDLLDAVVLSYEVGMVKPDPKIFQLACDTLGVDPASAVMVGDNAADDGGSTLGVRTYFVDLVPVEQRPDSLINVLREVTAS; translated from the coding sequence ATGGACCAGCCCCGCGCGATGCTCTTCGATTTCTCCGGCACCCTGATGCACTTCGAATCGGCGGAGAACTGGGTCCGCGCCGTCACCGACCAGGCCGGGCTCGCCCTGGACGAGGGCGAGGTGGAGCACTGGGCCACGCGCCTGAAGGAGTCCGGAGCCTGGTACGGCGCCTATCCGACGTATGTCCCGGACCATCTCGCGGCGCTGTATGAGACCCGCGACCTGGACGCGCCGCACCACCGCGCCTGCTACATCGGCCTGATCCGCGAGTCCGGTTGGCCGTGGGAGGAGTTGGTCGAGGCGCTGTACGAGCGCAGCAACTCTCCCGAAGCGTGGGTGCCGTATCCGGACGCGCTGGAGGCCGTGAGCGAGGCCAAGGACCGGGGCCTGGCGACCGCGCTGATCAGCAACATCTCCTTCGACATCCGGCCGCACCTGAAGCACGCCGGGCTGCTGGACCTGCTGGACGCGGTCGTGCTGAGCTACGAGGTCGGCATGGTGAAGCCGGACCCGAAGATCTTCCAGCTGGCCTGCGACACACTGGGCGTGGACCCGGCGTCGGCCGTCATGGTCGGCGACAACGCGGCCGACGACGGCGGGTCCACGCTCGGCGTGCGCACCTACTTCGTCGATCTGGTGCCGGTCGAGCAGCGGCCGGACTCGTTGATCAACGTGCTGCGAGAGGTCACGGCTTCGTAG